A part of Gammaproteobacteria bacterium genomic DNA contains:
- a CDS encoding thioredoxin domain-containing protein, translating to MPANPNNRLAGETSPYLQQHADNPVDWHPWDDTAFATARAAGKPVLLSIGYSACHWCHVMAHESFENDEIAAVMNELFVNVKVDREERPDLDQLYQTAHQLLAQRPGGWPLTVFIDPDDKLPFFAGTYFPPQPRQGMPGFPELLRKAAGFYRDHSIEIGQQKSSMADAFKQIDNTDATTGQLDDTPLTAARRELEQAFDPHNGGFGDAPKFPQPTSIERLLQHWSTTRDDDQPDVRALHMAVFTLEQMARGGIYDQLGGGFYRYSVDAKWRIPHFEKMLYDNGLLLALCARAWQATGQPLFQRTARETADWVLRDMRSDNGGFYATLDADSEGEEGRYYVWQGDEARQIVGNDDWPDVAAHFGLDDEPNFEGQHHLWQAQAVEEADREGIDRARAALLAAREQRVRPDRDEKILTGCNALMIRGLAIAARSLDEPAYADAATSAVDFIRRELWRDGRLLASWKDETANLPAYLDDHAFLIDALLELLQYRWRSEDLNFALALAELLLTHFEDGERGGFFFTADDHEALFHRARPLNDQATPAGNGVAARGLLRLGYLVGETRYLEAAERTLRAGWDLMRHHPQAHASLVNALAGFLQPPEILVLRGSAEKLDHWQQQLRSDYRPDRLCYAIPADAKNLPDGLALREPRGEIFAYLCRGHTCTAGAGLDELLRNQNR from the coding sequence ATGCCCGCAAACCCCAACAACCGCCTCGCTGGCGAAACCAGCCCATACCTGCAGCAGCATGCCGATAATCCGGTCGACTGGCACCCCTGGGACGATACTGCTTTTGCAACCGCCCGCGCTGCGGGAAAACCGGTGCTGCTTTCCATCGGTTATTCCGCCTGTCACTGGTGTCATGTGATGGCGCACGAGTCGTTTGAGAACGACGAAATCGCAGCGGTGATGAACGAGTTATTCGTCAACGTGAAGGTAGATCGTGAAGAGCGGCCCGATCTCGACCAACTGTACCAGACGGCACACCAGCTGCTGGCGCAACGGCCCGGAGGCTGGCCGCTGACAGTATTTATCGATCCAGATGACAAACTGCCGTTTTTTGCCGGCACCTACTTTCCGCCGCAGCCGCGCCAGGGCATGCCCGGTTTTCCGGAGCTGCTGCGCAAGGCGGCCGGGTTTTACCGCGATCACAGCATTGAAATCGGCCAGCAGAAGTCGTCCATGGCCGATGCGTTCAAACAGATTGACAACACTGATGCCACGACCGGTCAGCTCGATGACACACCGCTGACTGCTGCGCGACGTGAGCTGGAGCAGGCCTTCGACCCGCACAACGGCGGATTCGGCGACGCACCGAAGTTCCCGCAACCGACAAGCATCGAACGGCTGCTGCAACACTGGTCCACAACCCGCGATGATGACCAGCCCGACGTGCGCGCGCTGCACATGGCCGTGTTTACGCTGGAACAAATGGCGCGTGGTGGCATTTACGACCAGCTCGGTGGCGGCTTTTATCGTTACTCGGTCGATGCAAAGTGGCGCATACCACACTTTGAAAAAATGCTCTACGACAACGGCTTGCTGCTGGCGCTATGTGCGCGGGCCTGGCAGGCCACCGGCCAGCCGCTGTTTCAACGCACGGCGCGCGAAACGGCCGACTGGGTACTACGCGACATGCGGTCGGACAACGGCGGCTTTTATGCCACGCTCGATGCCGATTCCGAGGGCGAGGAAGGCCGGTATTACGTCTGGCAGGGCGATGAGGCCAGGCAGATTGTCGGCAACGATGACTGGCCCGACGTGGCAGCGCATTTCGGCCTCGATGACGAACCGAATTTTGAGGGACAGCATCACTTGTGGCAGGCGCAAGCCGTCGAAGAAGCAGACCGCGAAGGCATTGACCGCGCCCGCGCCGCGCTGCTTGCCGCGCGCGAGCAACGCGTTCGCCCGGACCGCGACGAAAAGATCCTTACCGGCTGTAACGCTCTGATGATCCGCGGGCTGGCCATCGCTGCACGCAGCCTCGATGAGCCGGCATATGCTGATGCCGCCACCAGCGCGGTTGATTTCATTCGTCGTGAATTGTGGCGCGATGGTCGTCTGCTTGCCTCATGGAAGGACGAAACAGCGAACCTGCCCGCTTATCTTGATGATCACGCTTTCCTGATCGACGCGCTGCTGGAGCTGCTGCAATACCGCTGGCGCAGCGAAGATCTGAATTTCGCACTGGCGCTGGCCGAGCTATTGCTGACACATTTTGAAGACGGCGAGCGCGGCGGCTTCTTTTTCACCGCCGATGATCATGAGGCGCTGTTCCATCGCGCCCGCCCGCTGAACGATCAGGCAACACCCGCAGGAAACGGCGTCGCCGCGCGCGGCTTGCTGCGCCTGGGCTACCTGGTCGGCGAAACAAGATACCTGGAAGCGGCCGAACGCACGCTGCGCGCCGGCTGGGACCTGATGCGCCACCATCCGCAGGCGCATGCCAGCCTGGTCAATGCGCTGGCAGGTTTCCTGCAGCCACCCGAGATCCTGGTGCTGCGCGGCAGCGCGGAAAAACTGGATCACTGGCAGCAGCAACTCCGCTCCGACTATCGCCCCGACCGTTTGTGCTATGCAATACCGGCCGACGCAAAAAACCTGCCTGACGGACTGGCGCTACGCGAGCCACGTGGCGAAATTTTCGCCTATCTGTGCCGCGGCCATACCTGCACGGCCGGCGCCGGGCTGGACGAATTACTGCGCAACCAAAACCGTTAG
- a CDS encoding class I SAM-dependent rRNA methyltransferase, whose amino-acid sequence MSDQHQDRLRPLRLKRREGRRLRAGHLWVFSNEIDTDSTPLRLFEPGDAVAIRAADGRFIASGYVNPHSLIAARILSRDQKIVPGKSLLIHRLKIALSLRERIFDHPCYRLAFGEGDLLPGLVVDRHGDVLVAQLTTAGMERMKDDVLEALRKVLRPAGVLWKNDSPVRELEGLERYVEPAWGEVPETVEIREGRARFEVPLAGGQKTGFYYDQRLNRERLRPYVRDADVLDVFSYVGAFGVHCMKHGAASVTCVDSSATALEYAKKNARTNRVRIDTLKGDAVDVLAGLRRERCKFDVVILDPPAYIKRKKDIDAGREAYRRIIQAGMQLIGREGYVLVCSCSAHMAEDELLRLVQHSARHLDRHAQLIEAGGQGPDHPVHPAIPETRYLKALLCRITRQR is encoded by the coding sequence ATGAGCGACCAGCACCAGGACCGGCTGCGGCCACTACGATTGAAGCGACGCGAAGGCCGGCGCCTGCGCGCCGGCCATCTGTGGGTATTCAGCAACGAGATCGACACAGACAGCACACCGCTGCGATTGTTCGAGCCAGGTGATGCTGTTGCCATCCGCGCGGCCGACGGACGTTTTATCGCCAGCGGCTACGTCAATCCGCACTCGCTGATTGCCGCGCGGATTTTGAGCCGCGACCAGAAAATAGTGCCCGGCAAATCGTTGCTTATTCACCGGCTGAAAATTGCACTGTCGCTGCGCGAACGTATCTTCGATCATCCCTGTTACCGGCTGGCGTTTGGCGAGGGCGACCTGCTGCCGGGTCTGGTGGTCGACCGGCATGGCGATGTACTGGTAGCGCAGCTGACCACAGCGGGTATGGAACGAATGAAGGATGACGTACTGGAAGCGCTGCGCAAGGTGCTGCGGCCAGCCGGTGTGTTGTGGAAAAATGATTCTCCTGTGCGTGAGCTGGAGGGGCTGGAGCGCTACGTCGAGCCGGCCTGGGGCGAGGTACCGGAAACGGTAGAGATTCGCGAGGGCAGGGCGCGATTCGAGGTGCCGCTGGCGGGCGGGCAGAAAACCGGTTTCTATTACGACCAGCGACTGAATCGTGAACGGCTGCGGCCTTATGTGCGCGATGCCGATGTGCTGGACGTGTTCTCCTACGTCGGAGCGTTTGGCGTGCACTGCATGAAGCATGGAGCAGCGAGCGTGACGTGTGTCGATTCCTCGGCAACGGCGCTGGAGTACGCAAAGAAAAACGCGCGCACGAATCGCGTGCGAATCGACACGCTGAAGGGCGATGCCGTCGACGTGCTGGCCGGCCTGCGCCGGGAGAGATGCAAATTCGACGTAGTAATTCTTGACCCGCCAGCCTACATAAAGCGCAAAAAAGATATTGACGCCGGACGCGAAGCATATCGCCGGATTATTCAGGCTGGTATGCAGCTGATCGGTCGTGAGGGTTACGTGCTGGTGTGTTCGTGTTCTGCGCACATGGCCGAAGATGAATTGTTGCGCCTGGTGCAGCACAGTGCGCGTCACCTGGATCGTCACGCGCAGTTAATTGAAGCCGGTGGCCAGGGGCCGGATCACCCGGTGCATCCGGCAATACCCGAAACGAGATATCTCAAGGCGCTGCTGTGTCGGATTACCCGGCAGCGGTGA
- a CDS encoding prolipoprotein diacylglyceryl transferase, which produces MIRYPDIDKVAVSLGPLQVHWYGLMYVFGFITAFMLLRYRANRENSGWSKEAPEDLVFFGMIGLFVGARLFYMFVYGFDQLKENPLSILKVWEGGMSFHGGLIGVMVAMWWYARKHQRGFFEITDFLVPAIPPGLFFGRMGNFINGELWGKTTDVPWAFYYDGTAREDVAAAFADGQARHPSQLYEAGLEGLVLFLILWAYSSKRRPTMAVSGMFLFLYGIFRFIVEFIRLPDSHMGEGGYLAFGWLTTGQLLTAPMVLLGLALIVIAYRRGAAPLQAESKTT; this is translated from the coding sequence GTGATCCGTTACCCCGACATTGACAAAGTAGCCGTCTCACTGGGCCCGCTGCAGGTGCACTGGTACGGTCTGATGTACGTGTTCGGTTTCATCACGGCATTCATGTTGCTGCGTTACCGGGCCAACAGGGAAAATTCAGGCTGGAGCAAAGAGGCACCGGAAGACCTGGTGTTTTTCGGCATGATCGGGCTGTTTGTCGGCGCGCGACTGTTCTACATGTTTGTGTACGGCTTCGATCAGCTCAAAGAGAATCCGCTGAGCATTTTGAAAGTGTGGGAAGGCGGCATGTCTTTCCATGGCGGGTTGATCGGCGTGATGGTGGCGATGTGGTGGTACGCGCGTAAACACCAGCGTGGCTTTTTCGAGATCACCGATTTTCTCGTTCCAGCTATTCCCCCGGGATTGTTTTTTGGCCGGATGGGTAACTTCATCAACGGCGAACTGTGGGGCAAGACTACGGATGTGCCGTGGGCCTTCTACTACGATGGCACCGCGCGCGAGGACGTTGCAGCAGCTTTTGCCGATGGCCAGGCGCGCCATCCGTCGCAGCTTTACGAGGCCGGTCTCGAGGGCCTGGTGCTGTTCCTTATATTATGGGCGTATTCCTCAAAGCGGCGGCCCACCATGGCGGTGTCCGGTATGTTCCTGTTTTTATATGGGATATTCCGTTTTATTGTCGAATTCATCCGGCTGCCGGACAGCCACATGGGCGAGGGCGGCTACCTGGCATTTGGCTGGCTGACCACCGGTCAGTTGCTCACAGCGCCGATGGTCCTGCTCGGGCTTGCGCTGATCGTTATTGCATACCGTCGCGGCGCTGCACCGCTGCAAGCTGAAAGCAAGACCACATGA
- the thyA gene encoding thymidylate synthase: MKQYLDLMQHVLENGTEKTDRTGTGTLAVFGHQMRFDLHDGFPLVTTKKLHLRSIVHELLWFLRGETNIDYLKRNGVSIWDEWADENGDLGPVYGAQWRSWPARNGEHIDQIERVVSQLRTQPDSRRIIVSAWNVADLDRMALSPCHALFQFYVADGRLSCQLYQRSADIFLGVPFNIASYSLLTCMLAQQCELEPGEFIWTGGDCHLYSNHIEQANEQLARNPLPPPRLVIERKPASIYEYRYEDFVIEGYQSHPAIRAAVAV; encoded by the coding sequence ATGAAACAGTATCTGGACCTGATGCAACACGTGCTGGAAAACGGCACTGAAAAAACTGACCGCACCGGCACCGGAACGCTGGCAGTGTTTGGTCACCAGATGCGCTTTGACCTGCACGATGGTTTTCCACTGGTTACCACAAAAAAACTGCATCTGCGCTCGATTGTTCACGAGCTGCTGTGGTTCCTGCGTGGCGAGACCAATATCGACTACCTCAAGCGTAATGGCGTGAGCATCTGGGATGAATGGGCCGACGAAAACGGCGACCTCGGCCCCGTCTATGGCGCGCAGTGGCGTTCGTGGCCGGCACGCAACGGTGAGCACATCGACCAGATCGAGCGCGTAGTCTCCCAGCTGCGCACCCAGCCTGACTCGCGTCGGATCATTGTCAGCGCGTGGAACGTGGCTGACCTGGATCGCATGGCTTTGTCGCCATGTCACGCACTGTTCCAGTTCTATGTTGCTGACGGACGGCTTTCGTGTCAGCTCTACCAGCGTAGTGCCGATATTTTTCTCGGAGTGCCATTCAATATCGCGTCGTATTCATTGCTGACCTGCATGCTGGCGCAGCAGTGCGAACTCGAGCCGGGCGAGTTCATCTGGACCGGTGGCGACTGTCACCTGTACAGCAATCACATTGAGCAGGCCAACGAGCAGCTGGCACGCAATCCTTTGCCGCCCCCGCGGCTGGTGATCGAGCGTAAGCCGGCGAGTATTTACGAATACCGCTACGAGGACTTTGTCATCGAGGGTTACCAGTCGCATCCGGCTATCAGGGCGGCCGTGGCGGTCTGA
- a CDS encoding dihydrofolate reductase, with protein sequence MTHERVIGRDGGLPWHLPADLGHFKTTTMGKPIVMGRKTYESIAKPLPGRQNIVVTRNPDWDAAGVTAVNSLDAAIAACGEASEIMIIGGAQLYAAALSRADRMHITYVGQSIEGDTHFPDIDRSAWRMVERSATQFHGGIPFFFSRWQRRTATVATEHRRS encoded by the coding sequence ATGACCCACGAGCGGGTCATTGGCCGCGACGGTGGACTGCCCTGGCACCTTCCGGCAGACCTTGGTCACTTCAAGACAACCACAATGGGCAAGCCCATCGTGATGGGTCGCAAAACCTACGAGTCGATCGCTAAGCCCCTGCCCGGACGCCAGAACATTGTGGTCACCCGCAACCCGGACTGGGACGCTGCCGGCGTCACCGCTGTAAATTCGCTCGATGCAGCGATTGCTGCCTGCGGCGAGGCGTCGGAGATCATGATCATCGGTGGCGCGCAGCTCTACGCCGCCGCGTTGTCGCGCGCCGATCGCATGCATATCACCTATGTAGGGCAATCCATCGAAGGTGACACTCATTTCCCGGATATCGACCGGTCAGCATGGCGCATGGTCGAACGCAGCGCGACGCAGTTTCACGGTGGTATCCCGTTTTTCTTTTCCCGCTGGCAGCGCCGGACCGCAACCGTGGCAACCGAGCACAGGAGATCATGA
- a CDS encoding cold-shock protein: MAIGTVKFFNPTKGFGFIAPEDGSKDVFVHVSAVQRAGMDTLNEGQRVSYEVVTERGKLAADKLEAA; the protein is encoded by the coding sequence ATGGCTATTGGAACAGTTAAATTTTTCAACCCCACCAAGGGTTTTGGGTTCATCGCGCCGGAAGACGGCAGCAAAGACGTATTTGTACACGTCAGCGCCGTTCAACGCGCAGGCATGGATACGCTGAACGAAGGCCAGCGGGTCAGCTACGAAGTTGTCACCGAGCGCGGCAAACTCGCCGCCGACAAGCTCGAAGCAGCCTGA
- a CDS encoding FAD-dependent monooxygenase, translating into MSRERVTILGAGLAGSLLAVYLARRGYEVDVYEARPDMRSTEIPAGRSINLALANRGIRALREVGLYKAVRELVITMRGRMLHAVDGQQALQPYGKTDDEVIYSISRGGLNELLLNTAEHQYGVNFHFGHRVMAADLCSGSVRMKESDSGRQYVLERTPVIAADGAGSIVRRQMSKLPGYSSREDYLEHAYKELEIPAAESGGHRIDANALHIWPRGDYMLIALPNLDGSFTVTLFLAREGEPGFSSLTDADAVEAFFREQFPDALELMPELATDFFANPTGAMGTIYCQPWRVGGRFLLLGDAAHGIVPFHGQGMNCAFEDCFELDQCLETMGAPGPRGWERVFAEFEERRKPNADAIAAMALENYIEMRDTVRDPRFHLKKQLAWELERRFPEAFVPRYSLVMFHHVPYAEARRRGVIQQGILDELIGDAASLDHIDYNQAGELIDARL; encoded by the coding sequence ATGAGCCGCGAACGCGTCACTATCCTCGGTGCAGGTCTGGCGGGCTCACTCCTGGCAGTCTACCTGGCACGCCGCGGCTACGAAGTTGACGTTTACGAGGCGCGCCCGGACATGCGCAGCACAGAAATCCCGGCCGGACGCTCGATCAACCTGGCGCTGGCCAACCGTGGCATCCGCGCGCTGCGCGAAGTCGGGCTGTACAAAGCTGTCAGGGAACTGGTCATCACCATGCGCGGGCGCATGCTGCACGCCGTGGACGGGCAGCAGGCATTGCAGCCCTATGGCAAGACAGACGACGAAGTAATCTATTCGATCTCGCGCGGCGGGCTGAATGAGCTGCTGCTCAATACCGCAGAACACCAGTACGGGGTGAACTTCCATTTTGGCCATCGCGTCATGGCGGCTGATCTTTGCAGCGGCAGTGTGCGTATGAAGGAAAGCGACAGCGGCCGCCAGTACGTGCTGGAACGCACACCCGTGATTGCGGCCGACGGCGCCGGCTCCATCGTGCGCCGGCAGATGTCAAAACTGCCCGGCTACAGCTCGCGCGAGGATTATCTCGAACACGCCTACAAGGAACTGGAAATACCGGCAGCGGAGTCCGGCGGGCATCGCATCGACGCCAACGCGCTGCATATCTGGCCGCGCGGTGACTACATGCTGATCGCGCTGCCCAACCTCGACGGCAGTTTCACGGTAACCCTGTTTCTGGCACGGGAGGGGGAGCCCGGCTTTTCCTCACTGACCGATGCCGATGCGGTCGAGGCCTTTTTCCGCGAACAGTTCCCGGACGCACTGGAGCTGATGCCCGAGCTTGCCACTGACTTTTTCGCTAACCCGACCGGGGCCATGGGCACAATTTACTGCCAGCCGTGGCGCGTCGGCGGCCGCTTCCTCCTGCTGGGCGACGCGGCACATGGCATCGTGCCGTTCCACGGCCAGGGCATGAACTGCGCCTTCGAGGACTGCTTCGAACTCGACCAGTGCCTGGAGACGATGGGCGCGCCAGGCCCGCGCGGCTGGGAGCGGGTGTTTGCCGAGTTCGAGGAACGCCGCAAGCCCAATGCCGACGCCATTGCAGCTATGGCGCTGGAGAACTACATAGAGATGCGCGACACCGTCCGCGACCCCCGTTTTCACCTGAAAAAACAGCTCGCCTGGGAACTGGAGCGGCGTTTCCCCGAGGCCTTCGTCCCGCGCTATTCCCTGGTGATGTTCCACCATGTCCCCTATGCCGAGGCCAGGCGCCGTGGCGTAATCCAGCAGGGCATCCTTGACGAACTGATCGGCGACGCCGCCAGCCTCGACCATATCGACTACAACCAGGCCGGTGAGCTGATTGACGCCCGGCTGTAG
- the kynU gene encoding kynureninase, whose amino-acid sequence MTDYRDHIAWAQAQDRHDALAAYREQFHFPLDTQGTKTIYLAGNSLGLQPVRAGLYVVEELEDWAKFGVEGHFHGRRPWMPYHEQLTGLSGRLVGAGETEVVCMNTLTVNLHLLMVSFYRPAGTRTRILIEKPAFPSDRYAVVSQLRFHGLDPAEHLIEIAPRANEHHLRDEDIADTIEQHGREIALILLPGVQYYSGQVLDMAAITKLARQQGCKVGFDLAHAAGNIELALHDWNVDFAAWCTYKYLNAGPGAIAGAYVHERYASDKSLPRFAGWWGHDKSSRFRMGPDFNPIPGAEGWQISNPPILSMAPVLASLEIFDQVGMQALLNKSNALTGYLAWLIAQKLDRHIEVITPEHARGCQLSLRLRQPELGKDTQEKLVERGVLCDWREPDVIRVAPVPLYNRYTDVYHFVQILEELLTA is encoded by the coding sequence GTGACTGATTACCGCGACCACATTGCCTGGGCGCAGGCACAGGACCGTCACGATGCACTTGCTGCGTACCGTGAGCAGTTTCATTTCCCGCTCGACACCCAGGGCACAAAGACCATCTACCTCGCGGGCAACTCGCTCGGCTTGCAGCCGGTACGCGCCGGCCTGTACGTGGTCGAGGAACTGGAAGACTGGGCAAAGTTTGGCGTTGAAGGCCATTTTCACGGCCGCCGACCGTGGATGCCCTATCACGAACAGCTCACCGGCCTGAGCGGACGGCTGGTCGGTGCCGGCGAGACGGAAGTGGTGTGCATGAACACGCTGACGGTCAACCTGCACCTGCTGATGGTCAGCTTTTATCGCCCGGCCGGCACTCGTACCAGGATCCTGATTGAGAAACCCGCTTTTCCCTCTGATCGTTATGCCGTCGTGTCGCAGCTGCGCTTTCATGGGCTGGATCCTGCCGAACACCTGATCGAGATCGCGCCGCGTGCCAATGAGCATCACCTGCGTGACGAAGATATTGCCGACACCATCGAACAGCACGGCAGGGAGATTGCGCTGATCCTGCTGCCTGGCGTGCAGTATTACTCCGGCCAGGTTCTGGACATGGCAGCGATTACAAAACTCGCCCGGCAGCAGGGCTGCAAGGTCGGTTTCGATCTGGCCCATGCTGCCGGCAACATCGAACTGGCGCTGCACGACTGGAACGTCGATTTTGCCGCCTGGTGCACCTACAAATATCTCAATGCCGGTCCCGGCGCCATTGCCGGCGCCTACGTACACGAACGCTATGCCAGCGACAAGTCGCTGCCGCGCTTCGCCGGCTGGTGGGGCCACGACAAGTCCAGCCGCTTCCGCATGGGCCCGGATTTCAATCCCATACCCGGCGCCGAGGGCTGGCAGATCAGCAACCCGCCGATCCTTTCGATGGCTCCGGTGCTTGCCTCGCTGGAGATTTTTGACCAGGTTGGCATGCAGGCTTTATTAAATAAATCAAACGCTTTGACCGGTTACCTCGCATGGCTTATAGCGCAAAAGCTTGACCGGCATATCGAGGTCATCACGCCGGAACATGCACGCGGCTGCCAGCTGTCGCTGCGACTGCGCCAGCCTGAACTTGGCAAGGATACGCAGGAAAAACTGGTTGAGCGTGGCGTACTGTGCGACTGGCGCGAGCCGGACGTCATCCGCGTCGCCCCGGTACCTCTGTACAACCGCTACACCGACGTCTATCACTTTGTTCAAATCCTCGAGGAACTGTTGACGGCATGA